The Ruania alba genome window below encodes:
- the dapD gene encoding 2,3,4,5-tetrahydropyridine-2,6-dicarboxylate N-succinyltransferase, translating into MTRTAWGIGLATLTAEDQMLDIWYPSPALGDQPAQSTGPYGVPADLASLAVTDTARKTRQVVEHRTIDLDAAPTDTADAYLRLHLLSHRLVQPNSINLDGLFAVLPNVVWTSAGPCAVANFEKTRLSLRAAHKGATVTVYGVDKFPRMTDYVVPSGVRVADADRVRLGAHLAEGTTVMHEGFVNFNAGTLGASMVEGRISQGVVVADGSDIGGGASIMGTLSGGGSHKISIGARCLLGANAGIGISLGDDCVVEAGLYVTAGTKITLGEGQVVSARDLSGTPNLLFRRNSTTGVVEAIERSGAGIQLNSALHAQ; encoded by the coding sequence ATGACACGCACTGCCTGGGGAATCGGACTCGCCACACTCACCGCCGAGGATCAGATGCTCGACATCTGGTACCCGAGCCCGGCCCTGGGTGACCAGCCGGCGCAGAGCACCGGACCGTACGGCGTGCCCGCCGATCTCGCGTCCCTGGCCGTGACCGATACGGCGCGCAAGACCCGCCAGGTGGTCGAGCACCGCACCATCGACCTGGACGCCGCCCCCACCGACACCGCGGACGCCTACCTGCGGCTGCACCTGCTCTCCCACCGGCTCGTGCAGCCGAACAGCATCAACCTGGACGGCCTGTTCGCCGTGCTGCCGAACGTGGTGTGGACCTCGGCCGGCCCGTGCGCCGTCGCCAACTTCGAGAAGACGCGGCTCTCGCTCCGGGCCGCGCACAAGGGCGCCACCGTGACCGTCTACGGGGTGGACAAGTTCCCCCGGATGACCGACTACGTCGTCCCCTCCGGGGTGCGCGTCGCCGATGCCGACCGGGTGCGCCTGGGTGCTCACCTCGCCGAGGGCACCACGGTGATGCACGAGGGGTTCGTGAACTTCAACGCCGGCACCCTCGGTGCCTCCATGGTGGAGGGCCGGATCTCCCAAGGTGTGGTGGTCGCGGATGGGTCCGACATCGGCGGCGGTGCCTCCATCATGGGCACCCTCTCCGGGGGCGGTAGCCACAAGATCTCCATCGGTGCCCGCTGCCTGCTCGGCGCGAACGCCGGGATCGGCATCTCCCTCGGCGACGACTGCGTGGTGGAAGCCGGCCTGTACGTGACCGCGGGCACGAAGATCACCCTTGGCGAGGGTCAGGTAGTCAGCGCTCGCGACCTCTCCGGCACGCCGAACCTGCTGTTCCGGCGGAACTCCACCACCGGTGTGGTCGAGGCCATCGAACGCAGCGGCGCGGGGATCCAGCTGAACTCCGCGCTGCATGCCCAGTAG
- a CDS encoding NUDIX domain-containing protein — protein MPDQPDPSRRPADWRPEGPWESWVECGCGARHWGRSGAAGLLILDDGDGSGNRSDAVGRVLLQHRATWTHHGDTWGVPGGALRPGESAWEGAVREAIEEAGVDGDALAPLATSVLTHPDWSYTTVLARATGPLTARPTDAESAAIEWVNAADVERLPLLPAFADAWPRLQHMLTQRPTLVVDAANVVGSRPDGWWKDRAGATRRLLARLEKAVLDGVPSAVLGLPGDLWWPDIVLVTEGAARAAGAGERVRVVAAPGEGDDEIVAQVRALRETGAEPVVVATADRELIARVSALGAGHTGPRTV, from the coding sequence GTGCCCGACCAGCCCGATCCCAGCCGCCGCCCGGCCGACTGGCGACCCGAGGGGCCCTGGGAAAGCTGGGTGGAGTGCGGATGCGGCGCTCGCCATTGGGGGCGCAGCGGCGCGGCCGGCCTGCTGATCCTGGACGACGGTGACGGGAGCGGGAACAGGAGCGACGCCGTCGGGCGGGTGCTCCTGCAGCACCGGGCCACCTGGACCCACCACGGCGACACCTGGGGCGTTCCCGGCGGGGCCCTGCGGCCCGGCGAGAGCGCCTGGGAGGGGGCGGTCCGGGAGGCGATCGAGGAGGCCGGCGTGGACGGCGATGCCCTCGCCCCACTGGCCACCTCGGTGCTCACCCATCCCGACTGGAGCTACACCACGGTGCTCGCCCGCGCCACCGGCCCACTCACCGCCCGACCCACCGACGCCGAGAGCGCCGCGATCGAGTGGGTGAACGCCGCCGACGTGGAGCGACTGCCCCTGTTGCCTGCCTTCGCTGACGCCTGGCCCAGACTTCAGCACATGCTCACGCAGCGCCCCACCCTCGTGGTGGATGCGGCGAACGTGGTCGGCTCCCGTCCGGACGGGTGGTGGAAGGACCGCGCAGGAGCCACCCGCCGGCTGCTGGCACGCCTGGAGAAAGCGGTTCTCGACGGCGTCCCCTCGGCCGTCCTCGGCCTGCCCGGCGACCTCTGGTGGCCGGACATCGTGCTGGTCACCGAGGGAGCGGCGCGGGCTGCGGGAGCCGGGGAGCGGGTACGCGTGGTGGCAGCGCCCGGGGAGGGGGATGACGAGATCGTCGCCCAGGTACGGGCGCTGCGGGAGACCGGTGCGGAGCCCGTGGTCGTGGCCACCGCGGACCGCGAGCTGATCGCCCGGGTGAGCGCACTCGGGGCCGGGCACACCGGACCACGCACTGTGTGA
- a CDS encoding biotin carboxylase N-terminal domain-containing protein, with amino-acid sequence MSTSAAPDVSPHPPGKVLIANRGEIAVRVARACRDAGLTSVGVYADSDRDAQHVLLTDEAFALHGSRAAETYLDMGKILDVARRSGADAVHPGYGFLSENAEFARAVIAAGLTWIGPPPDAIDALGDKVSARHIAQRAGAPLVAGTPDPVSDASEVHAFAAEHGLPIAIKAAFGGGGRGLKVARTADEIDGMFESAVREATAAFGRGECFVERFLDRPRHVETQCLADNHGTVVVVSTRDCTLQRRHQKLVEEAPAPFLTPEQDAQLRESSIAILEEAGYRGAGTCEFLIGTDGTISFLEVNTRLQVEHCVTEEVAGIDLVREQFRIAAGEELGYTEVTTRGHSFEFRINGEDPHHNFLPAPGTISTLRWPAGPGVRVDSGVVAGDTISGAFDSMLAKVIVTGATRTEALQRARRAIGETEVVGIPTVLPFFRAVLADEEFAADQLENFRVYTTWIENEFAARLAAGRAPEAPAAPAAPPAEPEGGVERVVVEVGGKRLEVVLPAGLSIGGAGGGRGRRTSRPSRRNGRSAGAPAGGNSLASPMQGTIVKVAVADGELVAEGDLVVVLEAMKMEQPLVAHRAGRVHGLSAAVGQTVSSGTVICQIDEMPESGD; translated from the coding sequence ATGTCGACGAGCGCAGCGCCGGACGTATCACCCCACCCGCCCGGCAAAGTGCTCATCGCCAACCGTGGCGAGATCGCCGTCCGGGTGGCCCGTGCCTGCCGTGACGCCGGTCTGACCTCGGTCGGTGTCTATGCGGACTCGGACCGGGACGCCCAGCACGTGCTCCTCACCGATGAGGCGTTCGCCCTGCACGGATCCCGCGCCGCCGAGACCTATCTCGACATGGGCAAGATCCTCGATGTTGCCCGCCGTTCCGGGGCGGACGCGGTGCACCCCGGATACGGGTTCCTCTCCGAGAACGCGGAGTTCGCTCGCGCGGTGATCGCCGCGGGCCTCACCTGGATCGGCCCCCCGCCGGACGCCATCGACGCCCTCGGGGACAAGGTCAGCGCCCGGCACATCGCCCAGCGCGCCGGCGCACCGTTGGTGGCCGGCACCCCGGACCCGGTCTCGGACGCGAGCGAGGTGCACGCCTTCGCCGCCGAGCACGGCCTGCCCATCGCGATCAAGGCGGCCTTCGGTGGCGGTGGCCGCGGGCTCAAGGTGGCCCGCACTGCCGACGAGATCGACGGCATGTTCGAGTCGGCCGTGCGCGAGGCCACCGCGGCGTTCGGCCGCGGCGAGTGCTTCGTGGAGCGGTTCCTGGACCGCCCCCGGCACGTGGAGACCCAGTGCCTGGCCGACAATCACGGCACCGTGGTGGTCGTCTCCACCCGCGACTGCACACTCCAGCGCCGTCACCAGAAGCTCGTGGAGGAGGCGCCCGCGCCGTTCCTCACGCCCGAGCAGGATGCCCAGCTGCGAGAGTCCTCGATCGCGATCCTGGAAGAGGCCGGCTACCGCGGCGCCGGCACCTGCGAGTTCCTCATCGGTACCGACGGCACCATCTCCTTCCTCGAGGTGAACACACGCCTGCAGGTGGAGCACTGCGTCACCGAGGAGGTCGCCGGGATCGACCTGGTACGTGAGCAGTTCCGGATCGCTGCGGGCGAGGAGCTCGGGTACACCGAGGTGACCACCCGTGGCCACTCCTTCGAGTTCCGCATCAACGGCGAGGACCCGCACCACAACTTCCTTCCGGCTCCAGGCACCATCTCCACGCTGCGCTGGCCCGCCGGTCCCGGGGTGCGGGTGGACTCCGGGGTGGTGGCCGGGGACACCATCTCCGGTGCCTTCGACTCGATGCTCGCCAAGGTGATCGTCACCGGCGCCACGCGCACCGAAGCACTACAGCGGGCCCGGCGTGCGATCGGCGAGACCGAGGTGGTCGGCATCCCGACCGTGCTCCCCTTCTTCCGTGCCGTGCTCGCCGACGAGGAGTTCGCCGCCGACCAGCTCGAGAACTTCCGGGTCTACACCACCTGGATCGAGAACGAGTTCGCGGCACGGCTCGCGGCCGGTCGCGCACCGGAGGCGCCGGCAGCTCCGGCGGCCCCGCCGGCCGAGCCCGAGGGTGGGGTCGAGCGTGTCGTGGTGGAGGTCGGTGGTAAGCGCCTGGAGGTCGTGCTGCCCGCAGGGTTGAGCATCGGCGGTGCCGGCGGAGGCCGCGGACGTCGCACCAGCCGGCCGAGTCGCCGCAACGGGCGTTCCGCCGGGGCTCCCGCCGGAGGCAACTCGCTCGCCTCACCGATGCAGGGCACCATCGTGAAGGTCGCCGTGGCCGACGGAGAACTGGTCGCCGAGGGGGACCTGGTGGTGGTCCTCGAGGCGATGAAGATGGAGCAGCCGCTGGTGGCCCACCGGGCCGGGCGCGTGCACGGGCTGAGCGCGGCCGTGGGGCAGACGGTCAGCTCCGGCACGGTGATCTGCCAGATCGACGAGATGCCCGAGAGCGGCGACTGA